A region of Zetaproteobacteria bacterium DNA encodes the following proteins:
- a CDS encoding ABC transporter substrate-binding protein, protein MQRWIIWTPMAAAALLLAYALWPEAEQPPIRVGVLHSLTGTMAVSEKPVVDATLLAIDEINAHGGLLGRKVEAVVADGGSDGPTFAREAERLISEEHVAAIFGCWTSASRKQVKPVVERHHALLFYPVQYEGLEASPDIIYLGAAPNQQIIPAVSWAIDRFGPRLYLIGSDYVFPRVAGWLIHRQALALGAEVVGERYLPLGSRDVAQAVAEIQRLAPSVVVNTINGDSNAAFFHALHQAGITATRTPVLSFSVGEATLASLPDGEDAVGHYAAWNYFESIDSPANRTFVAAFRARYGAGRRVSDPMEAAWVGVHLWAQAVAAARSIDPQIVRESVRHQSMMAPEGVVAIDHATGHAWRRVRIGRLTSAHRFEILWSSSNAVRPDPWPALAPRSAADSLLAALQRAWGGRWSAPPAAEGEMGRR, encoded by the coding sequence ATGCAGCGTTGGATCATCTGGACCCCGATGGCGGCAGCGGCGCTGTTGCTCGCCTACGCGCTCTGGCCGGAGGCGGAGCAGCCGCCGATCCGGGTCGGCGTGCTCCATTCGCTCACCGGCACCATGGCGGTCAGCGAGAAGCCGGTGGTCGACGCCACCCTGCTGGCCATCGACGAGATCAACGCCCACGGCGGCCTGCTCGGCCGCAAGGTCGAGGCGGTGGTGGCCGACGGCGGATCGGACGGCCCCACCTTCGCCCGCGAGGCGGAGCGGCTGATCAGCGAGGAGCATGTCGCGGCCATCTTCGGCTGCTGGACCTCGGCCAGCCGCAAGCAGGTCAAGCCGGTGGTCGAGCGCCACCACGCGCTGCTCTTCTACCCGGTGCAGTACGAGGGGCTGGAGGCCTCGCCCGACATCATCTACCTCGGCGCCGCCCCCAACCAGCAGATCATCCCGGCGGTGAGCTGGGCGATCGACCGCTTCGGCCCGCGGCTCTACCTGATCGGCTCCGACTATGTCTTCCCGCGCGTGGCCGGCTGGCTGATCCACCGTCAGGCGCTGGCGCTCGGTGCCGAGGTGGTCGGCGAGCGCTACCTGCCGCTGGGCAGCCGCGATGTGGCCCAGGCGGTGGCCGAGATCCAGCGGCTTGCACCATCGGTGGTGGTCAACACCATCAACGGCGACTCCAACGCCGCCTTCTTCCACGCCCTGCACCAGGCGGGCATCACTGCAACGCGCACCCCGGTGCTCTCCTTCAGCGTCGGCGAGGCGACGCTCGCCTCCCTGCCCGACGGGGAGGACGCCGTCGGCCACTACGCGGCGTGGAACTACTTCGAGAGCATCGATTCGCCGGCCAACCGCACTTTTGTGGCCGCCTTCCGCGCCCGCTACGGCGCCGGGCGCCGGGTCAGCGATCCGATGGAGGCGGCCTGGGTCGGCGTCCATTTGTGGGCGCAGGCGGTCGCCGCGGCGCGCAGCATCGATCCGCAGATCGTGCGTGAGAGCGTCCGTCATCAGAGCATGATGGCGCCGGAGGGGGTGGTGGCCATCGACCACGCCACCGGCCACGCCTGGCGGCGGGTGCGCATCGGCCGCCTGACCAGCGCCCACCGCTTCGAGATCCTCTGGTCGAGCAGCAATGCGGTGCGGCCCGACCCCTGGCCGGCGCTGGCCCCGCGCAGTGCAGCCGATTCGCTGCTCGCCGCGCTCCAGCGCGCCTGGGGCGGGCGCTGGTCGGCGCCGCCGGCCGCTGAAGGAGAAATGGGCAGGCGGTGA
- a CDS encoding glycosyltransferase, with translation MTMISIITAVHNQIEFNRLFLKYLERHTHHPYELIVVDNHSTDGSTELFAQHGAQIVRNEENHCYPESQNMGMERAGGEYLAFLNNDIVLAPDWDRHVCDAMRIHGLEVASLGSWESVEDPYRRRAFNQRWKWLRKGRRYLRHDAASAERMMDALYKDGGFFAWAEEERRRWYPRVHMGICGSAVVTTRRMWEKLDGWWDVEMEAADFDLFARVTRRAVERGDIRPPFIVPWALHHHFSRVTFRADPEPRACRHRHRRVEEKWSPQEQALYGPQLLEEWGWYVEFRRFIKRFRIGRRVVREDVATKGGAP, from the coding sequence ATGACCATGATCAGCATCATCACCGCGGTACACAACCAGATCGAGTTCAACCGGCTCTTTCTCAAATACCTGGAGCGCCACACCCACCACCCCTACGAGCTGATCGTGGTCGACAACCACTCCACGGACGGCTCCACCGAGCTCTTCGCGCAACACGGCGCGCAGATCGTCCGCAACGAGGAGAACCACTGCTACCCCGAATCGCAGAACATGGGCATGGAGCGGGCGGGCGGGGAGTACCTCGCCTTTCTCAACAACGACATCGTCCTCGCCCCCGACTGGGATCGCCACGTATGCGATGCGATGCGCATCCACGGGCTGGAGGTCGCCTCACTGGGGAGTTGGGAGTCGGTCGAGGATCCCTACCGTCGCCGCGCCTTCAACCAGCGATGGAAGTGGCTGCGCAAGGGGCGGCGCTACCTCCGTCACGACGCCGCCTCCGCCGAGCGGATGATGGATGCGCTCTACAAGGATGGAGGGTTCTTCGCCTGGGCCGAAGAGGAGCGACGGCGGTGGTATCCCCGGGTCCATATGGGCATCTGCGGCTCGGCGGTGGTCACCACCCGGCGGATGTGGGAGAAGCTGGATGGCTGGTGGGACGTCGAGATGGAGGCGGCCGACTTCGATCTTTTCGCCCGGGTGACTCGGCGGGCGGTGGAGAGGGGGGACATCCGCCCCCCCTTCATCGTGCCGTGGGCGCTGCACCACCACTTCTCGCGCGTCACCTTTCGCGCCGATCCCGAGCCCAGGGCCTGCCGCCACCGCCATCGGCGCGTCGAGGAGAAGTGGTCGCCGCAGGAACAGGCGCTCTATGGGCCGCAACTGCTCGAGGAATGGGGGTGGTATGTGGAGTTCCGCCGCTTCATCAAACGGTTCCGCATCGGACGCAGGGTCGTACGGGAGGATGTGGCCACGAAAGGCGGTGCCCCATGA